In Mesorhizobium sp. M9A.F.Ca.ET.002.03.1.2, the DNA window TCGACAACGTTCAGCTTGACGCCATTGGTTTCTACAAAGGTCTGCTTCAGCGGTTTATTCCGATCCATGAAACTCATCTTTGATACTCCATTTGAATTGTGAAATTGACGCACGCGGTGCGGCGACCACTGAGATCGATCTGTGAAGTACACATTTCGATAATAGTTCGCGTGCGGTCGAGATGGTGTTCGGCTTTACTTGAGACTCTCTGTCATCCGTCTCCGAGTCAGGTCGGCAGACAAGCCGCTGCCTGACTCCGAGAATTGATGTCAGCACCGGATGGGCAGTTCCTCGATCAGGCGGACCGAAGCCAGGATGTGTGCTGCAAACGCTTCGAGGAATTTCGAGCCCTTGTCCCCGATGGCACCCAGATCGTCTGCCACGGCAAAGTTGCCGGACGCGGACGCCAAGTGAAGGACACGGATGTCGCTTGCATATGCTTGGCGAACGGCAGCCCTCAGCGACGAGGGAAAGTCGGACCCTGGCTCGCTGTCTGCATCACCGAGCAAGATCAGCCTGCCCACGGCACCGTGTTGCTCGAAGCGGAACGTACTCATGTTTTACCTCCTAACTTACTGACTGATCTAGCCAGGCAGGCCTAACGCCTGCTACAAAACGGCTGGCGTCTCATGTCGCGACTGGCGGATGACCAAGCCAGTTATGTTATGTGCGTTACAAAATAGAAGACTGTCAATGGCTCGTCCTCGCGCGTTCGAAGAAAGTGAAGTGCTCGATCGCGCAGCGGACGTGTTCGGCCGCCGCGGCTACGACGGATCAACCATGGCGGAGCTGACTGCCGCGATGGGCTTGAACTCTCCCAGCATCTACGCCGCCTTTGGAAGCAAGCGCGGGCTCTTCGACGCCGTTCTCAGGCGCTGTAGCGCTCGCGAGGACGAGCACTGGGAATGGGCACTCGCAGCCCCGACAGCCGAAGAAGTCGTCAAACGCTTGCTGACGACCTCGCCCGCGCAGGAGTCCAGCCGCGTCCTCGTCCATGCGGGCTTGGCGATGGGCAGCAAGAATGCCGACGTCCCCGCTGCGCTGCTTCATCGCCGCCAATCGGCAGAACTGAAGCTTCGAGACCGGTTCGAAGAGGCGAAACGGACTGGCGAACTCCCCCTGGACGCTGATGCCTCAAGGCTGGCGAGCTATGTGACGTCGGTTCTCGGCGGCCTCGCTATGAAAGCCGCCGGCGGGGCGCCGCACGCCGAACTGCGAGAGGGTGCCGAACAGGCGGTGGCGGCCTGGCGGGCGATCAGCGACGTTGCAGCCGCCGCGAGCACCTCATCGAGGGGGGCGGCACCGGCAGGCGAGTTAGGCCGCGACCCGCGAAGGTTCAGCGCTGACACAGCGCTCGATGCTGCCATGAAGGTCTTTTGGACCAAGGGTTTCGCGGGCGCATCGTTGAATGATCTCACTGAGGCGATGGGAATCACTCGACCCAGTCTCTACGCCGCATTCGGCAACAAAGAAGCATTGTTTTTCAAGGCCCTCGACCTCTATCAGTCACTTCGTAAAGACTACCTAACTGAAGCGCTCCAAGCTCCGACGGCGCGAGGCGTTTTCGAAGCGCTGCTCAGGGGAGCGCTACGCGATCAACAGGCAGAGGGGCAACCGCGCGGCTGCCTCATGGTTCTTAACGCAATGCAAGGCGGTGATGAGGCGCAGCCCATTCGCAACGAAGTCCTCAGGCGCCAGGCCATCGGGCGCGACTTGCTCGCGGCCCGGTTTGAGCGGGCCAAACGCGACGGCGACCTGTTGCCGACCGTCAATGTCGAAGGTCTCGTGCGCTTTGTCCAATCCCTGATGCACGGCATCCTCATGCAGGGAGGGGCTGGCGCAAGCCAACGTGAGCTTGAGGCGTTGGTTGAGAGCGCCTTGACCATGTGGACCGCATCGGCCGAATTACCGATCAGTAAAGATTAGGCGCGGATAATCTGTCACGATCTTTACCGATCGATAGCTTGTCCTTTGCTATCGGGGGCCTGCTGGGGTTGGAGTAGCCATCGCGGACGCCACAATTCCCGAAGACGACCACTCGCTGCGCTCACGATTTCCGTGAACCAACACGCGCGCGGCGACTAGTCTGAAACACCGGTAGGCAATTTCTCGTTTGTTGACTCGAAGGACCGCTCATGGGTGCAGGTGTCCGACGCGATAGCTGGCCTTCTCGGGAAGTTCTTTGACTTTGTGAATCGAAACTCGGCGACCGATCTCAGCGAGGCCCAAGCCGCGTTCAATGATCGACAGAAGCGCGGCCTCGAAACGCTGATCCGCTTGATTGGTCGATCGATAGAAGAGTGCCCGGCTTTCGTTCACTATGTGGTGTCGCTGGAGGATCAACAACGACGGGCGAGCGTGCTTGGCTTCTAGCCGCCATCACGGTGGGCTCGTGAATGACCGCTTCTGGAGTTGGCATGGAGAGCCCGGAACGGCTTACTTGAGGTCGGCTGCAGAACGGCAGCTTCTCACATTGCCCAGCCGATACCGGATCGTCCGCCCCCGGCCCCAGAGCCGACATTTTTGCGATCAGCTTGGCAAGGACAGCTTCTGTGCAAGCTGCCGTTTCGCGCGGGCGCGCGGCCTCTATTTCCGGTTACCCCAGCTTTGCCCGTGCCTTCGCTGTCCAGGCGTTGAACAGTCGGTCGGCGATGATGCCGATGAAGGCGATGGCGAGGCCTGCGACGATGCCGCGGCCGGAATCGGCCTTGGACAGCGCGATGAACACCTCCTGGCCGAGATCGCGCGTGCCGACCATGGCGCAGATGATGATCATCGCCAGCGCCATCAGGATCGTCTGGTTGACCCCCAGCATGATCTCGGGCAACGCCAGCGGCAGCTGTACGCGCAGGAACGTCTGGCGCTTGGTGCAGCCCGACACTTTTGCCGCTTCGATCAGCGCCGGCGGCACCTGCCTGAGGCCGTGATTGGTGTAGCGGATAGCCGGCACCACGGCGAAGGCGACGGTCGCGATCATCGCCGTCACGTCGCCGACGCGGAACAGCATCACCACCGGAATGATGAAGCAGAACGACGGCAGCACCTGCAGCGTGTCGATGACCGGGGTGACGATCTTCTCGACACGGTCGCTGCGCGATGCCATCAGCCCGATCGGGATGCCGATCAGACACGCGATAAAGGCCGAGATGCCGCACAGGTAGACCGTCGCCATGGTCTTTTCCCAAAGCCCGGTCACCGCGCAGAAGGCGGTCAGCGCCGCGACCAGGGCGGCCAGGCGCAGGCCGCCGAGCTGGTAGCCGGCAAGGCCGAGCAGGAACACTGCGCCCAGCCACGGAAAACCCTCGCAGAAGGCGCGCACCGGGTTCAGTACGTTGAGGATCAGCGCCACGCGGAACGCCTCGATCGTGTCGAAGAAATTGATCGTGATCCAGCTCACCGCTGCCTTCCACATGGGCGCGGTGGTGAGGGTCATCGCCTTCGGCAATGCCGCGAACGCAGGCACGAATAAGCCGAGCAGCGTGGTGGCGGTAACAATAGCGATGGCCAGCGTCAGATTGGGGTAGCGCCGCCAGAAGCTTGGGCTCACCTCCTGATAGGCATGGCCCTTGGCGTGATTGCGCGCAATCGCCTGGCTCAGCCGGTCTAGCGCGATCGCCAGCGCGACGATGGCGAGGCCGGCTTCCATCGCCTCGCCGACCTTCAGAGCGCGCAGCGCCAAAAGCACGTCGTAGCCGAGGCCGCCGGCGCCGATCATCGAGGCGATGATGACCATGTTGAGCGCCAGCATGATCACCTGGTTGACGCCGACCATCAATGTGGGGCGCGCCGACGGCAAAAGCACCCGCCACAGTTTCTGGCGCGCCGTGCAGCCGGCCATCTCGCTGAAATCGTCGATCTCGGACGGCACCCGCGACAGCCCCAGCATTGTCGCGCGCACCATTGGCGGCGTCGCGAAAATGGCCGTCGCGATCATCGCCGAAACCGGGCTGTTGCCGAACAGGAGCAACATCGGGATCAGATAGGCGAAGGTCGGGATGGTCTGCATCAGGTCGAGGGCAGGGGAGATCAACAGCCTCTCCGCCCATGGCTTGCGCCACGCCCAGATGCCGACGAACAGGCCGGTGACGATGCAGAACGGTACGGCGATGGAGATCAGCCCGAGCGTCAGCATGGCGCTGGTCCATTGGCCGAACAGCGCGATATAGAGGAAACAGCCGCCGACCAGCGCGCCAAGCTTCCAGCCGCCGGCGGCGCGTCCGGCCAGGAATGCGGCAATGCAGACGCCGACCCAGGACAGGCGCGGCAAGACGATCATATCCGCACCATGGCCGATCTTGAAATTCTTGGCCAAAAGGCTGAGCGCGAAGTCGAGCGGCACGCCGAGCACCGTGGTGATCGACCGCGTCAGCCAGGATAGGTTCCGCTTCACCCAGTTCATCAGCGCGCTGACCCAGTCGGTGACGGGAACGATTGCGCTGCCCGGATAATTAACCGCCCAAGGCATTCTGTCCTGCAGCAGGAACACGGCAAGCACGACGGCAAGGGCGCAGACCCAGACCACCAGCCAGATCTGGACCGGCCGCGATCTCGCCTCGCTCGTGCTTGCCGTCACCGTCATGCGCCGGCCCCATGGCGCTCGATGCCTGCCAGAAGATCGATCACCGCTTGCGGCGTAACCTCGCCGATCGGCTTGCCGGTGCCGTTGACCACGGCGAACGGCTTGCCGGACGACACGATATCAGCCGAAAAACTTGATATCTTGGCATCCGGCGCGACCACGCCGCCATGCTCGGCGCCGTCGCAGGCGCGCATCAGGCTTCGCGCCGAGATCACCTTGGCGCGGTCGACGTCGCGGGTGAATTCGGCGACATAGTCGGTTGCCGGGTTGACCACCAGCTCTTCCGGCGTGCCGATCTGGATGACCTCGCCGTCCTTCATGATGGCGATGCGGTCGGCCAGCCGGATGGCCTCGTCGAAATCATGGGTGATGAAGACGATGGTCTTGTGCAGCATGGTCTGCAGCCGCATCAGCTCGTCCTGCATCTCGCGGCGGATCAGCGGATCGAGCGCCGAAAACGGCTCGTCGAGAAACCAGATCTCCGGCTTGGTGGCGAGGCTGCGGGCGATGCCGACGCGCTGCTGCTGGCCGCCTGAAAGCTCGCGCGGATAGAAATGCTCGCGGCCGCGCAGGCCGACAAGCTCGATGACCTCGCGTGCCCGCTTTTCGCGCGTCGGCCGGTCCTGTCCCTGGATGCCCAGTGGAAAGGCGATGTTCTCCAGCACGTTCAGATGCGGCAAAAGTGCAAAATTCTGGAACACCATGCCCATGCGATGGCGCCTGAGCTCGATCAGCGCGGCATCGGAAATCTTGAGGAGATCCTTGCCCTCGAATTCGACCTTGCCGTGGGTCGGCTCGACCAGCCGCGACATGCA includes these proteins:
- a CDS encoding glycine betaine/L-proline ABC transporter ATP-binding protein, with protein sequence MANTTEQGRQAAGTPKDARPIKLACRNVWKLFGANAVNFIRQRDGKASMADVAAAGLVGAVRAVDLEIRQGEIFIIMGLSGSGKSTLVRCMSRLVEPTHGKVEFEGKDLLKISDAALIELRRHRMGMVFQNFALLPHLNVLENIAFPLGIQGQDRPTREKRAREVIELVGLRGREHFYPRELSGGQQQRVGIARSLATKPEIWFLDEPFSALDPLIRREMQDELMRLQTMLHKTIVFITHDFDEAIRLADRIAIMKDGEVIQIGTPEELVVNPATDYVAEFTRDVDRAKVISARSLMRACDGAEHGGVVAPDAKISSFSADIVSSGKPFAVVNGTGKPIGEVTPQAVIDLLAGIERHGAGA
- a CDS encoding TetR/AcrR family transcriptional regulator, which gives rise to MARPRAFEESEVLDRAADVFGRRGYDGSTMAELTAAMGLNSPSIYAAFGSKRGLFDAVLRRCSAREDEHWEWALAAPTAEEVVKRLLTTSPAQESSRVLVHAGLAMGSKNADVPAALLHRRQSAELKLRDRFEEAKRTGELPLDADASRLASYVTSVLGGLAMKAAGGAPHAELREGAEQAVAAWRAISDVAAAASTSSRGAAPAGELGRDPRRFSADTALDAAMKVFWTKGFAGASLNDLTEAMGITRPSLYAAFGNKEALFFKALDLYQSLRKDYLTEALQAPTARGVFEALLRGALRDQQAEGQPRGCLMVLNAMQGGDEAQPIRNEVLRRQAIGRDLLAARFERAKRDGDLLPTVNVEGLVRFVQSLMHGILMQGGAGASQRELEALVESALTMWTASAELPISKD
- a CDS encoding ABC transporter permease subunit, which encodes MTVTASTSEARSRPVQIWLVVWVCALAVVLAVFLLQDRMPWAVNYPGSAIVPVTDWVSALMNWVKRNLSWLTRSITTVLGVPLDFALSLLAKNFKIGHGADMIVLPRLSWVGVCIAAFLAGRAAGGWKLGALVGGCFLYIALFGQWTSAMLTLGLISIAVPFCIVTGLFVGIWAWRKPWAERLLISPALDLMQTIPTFAYLIPMLLLFGNSPVSAMIATAIFATPPMVRATMLGLSRVPSEIDDFSEMAGCTARQKLWRVLLPSARPTLMVGVNQVIMLALNMVIIASMIGAGGLGYDVLLALRALKVGEAMEAGLAIVALAIALDRLSQAIARNHAKGHAYQEVSPSFWRRYPNLTLAIAIVTATTLLGLFVPAFAALPKAMTLTTAPMWKAAVSWITINFFDTIEAFRVALILNVLNPVRAFCEGFPWLGAVFLLGLAGYQLGGLRLAALVAALTAFCAVTGLWEKTMATVYLCGISAFIACLIGIPIGLMASRSDRVEKIVTPVIDTLQVLPSFCFIIPVVMLFRVGDVTAMIATVAFAVVPAIRYTNHGLRQVPPALIEAAKVSGCTKRQTFLRVQLPLALPEIMLGVNQTILMALAMIIICAMVGTRDLGQEVFIALSKADSGRGIVAGLAIAFIGIIADRLFNAWTAKARAKLG